The stretch of DNA CACCAgggcgggggtggcggggaggtgggggggggggaagactgTGAAGGGAGGCAGGATTAAGATTTTCCAGGCTCACTGGGGTTTAAGAGattgaggagggagttcccattgtggctcagcaggttaggaaccggactagtatccatggggatgcgggtttgatccctggtcttgctcagtgggttaaggatccagtgttgttgtgagctgcagttgtagggagcagatgtggctcggctcgcCCTGTGGTGTatcaggcagctacagctccgattagacccctagcctggggacttccatatgctgcagatgcagccctaaaaaaaaaagaagaaagaaaaaggaaaaagagattgGGGAGGAAAAGAGCTGCACATGGGGAATCAGGGCAGGATGTACCAGAAGGAATGAGGCAGATGGGAGGATGGTGGCTGTGAGGTGCGGGTGAGACAGAGGAGACACAGGTATCCATCTAAcagcagttttcaaaaatatttttatctcaggACCACCTTACACTTAAAAATTACTGAGGACCCCAAAGAGCTTTTCTTATGGAAGTTACATGGATACTTTGCTGTATGAGAAATCAAAGTAGAAAACTTTCATCAGtccactgaaaaatataaaaataaaataaacctattaTGTGTTAATAAAACATAGTTTTGTGAACACTAACTTCTTTCCCAACAATACAGATAAAACACATGTGAGAAAAATAGCAGGTTTTTACACTTTGGAGAATTTAATGTTtaatagaagaaatagaagatgggCTGGGTTTTcacatctgcttctgcattcaatctgttgGGATTTGTCATTTGGACGGcagtatatgaagaaaatctgACAGATACATAGTTGAAAAGGGAAGACTGTTGGGGACCCCCTCAAAGGGTCTTAGGGGCCCCCAGGAGTTCTGGGGCCACCATTTTAGAACTATTTCTGGGATGGAGGAGTTGGAGGACCACAGAGGATGCTGAGAGCtctttctccctgcccccagtGGGGCCCTGGTGTCTGCTGGGGGagactctttccttctttttattgctcTATAAAGCCCAAGGCAAGGGGGATAAAAGGCTGGCAGAGGCAGCCAGGGAGGGGGGTGGGCGGGAGGGAGAGGTGCTACCGACACAGGCGGACACAATGAACCCAGTTGCCGGGATCCTGCTCTGCGCCCTGCTGGGGGCTGCCTTCGGTAAGGAAGCAGCCAAGGCGTCTGTCACACACGCCCGTCGCCCTCTGCCCGCCGGCCCCCCTGAGAGCCCAGGTCCAGCAGCCTTTTTTCTCTTGCTAGGAAATCGCATGCGGTGCTACGACTGTGGCGGCGGAGGCCCCCGCGGCTCCTGCCAGGAGACCGTGACCACGTGCCGGGAGGGCGAACGCTGCGGCTTCCTGGAGCGCAAACCCCAACCCCAGCTGGGACAGACCAAGCTATCTGGAAACCGTGAGTCCCCCTTCCTCCCGGCCCTTGCCTGCCTCCAGCCCCTATTTCAATACTTCTGGCTTTCCAGAACCTTCCAGGCTCAGTCTGGCTCTGGGCAGATGGTGCCACTGTCAGAGTGGCATAGTCTGTAGGCCTTCTGGCTCTTGGCACTGAGCCCCTGGAAGCCCAATCCCGCTGTCTGTGTggccccccttcctcctctttatCCCCCAGAAAGAATCTCATAGGTCCATTCACTCACAAATGGTTGAAAAGCTTTGTcccttgaaggcagggaccaAAATATTCAACCAGACTTCAACTTGCAGGCATCAGCTAAGAAGTAGGGaggtatttgtgtatgtgtgtgtattttaattttttactttgaaataattttaggttGACAGacaagttgcaaaaatagtacagaataGTACTCTATAGCCTTAACCCAGCTCCCCCTGATGTTAACATGGTTTACAACCATAATACTATTAGTAGAATCAGAAAACAacactgttggagttcccctcgtggcgcagtggttaacgaatctgactaggaaccatgaggttgcgggttcaatccctggccttgctcagtgggttaaggatctggtgttgctgtgagccatgatgtaggtcgcagacacagctcagatcctgagttgctgtggctctggcgtaggccgggggctacagctccgattagacccccagcctgggaacctccatgtgccgagggagcggccctagaagaggcaaaagaaaaaaaaagaaagaaagaaaacaacactgTTACAGTACTATGAGATAATCTACAGACCTTAACTCCATTTAGCCATTTGTCCTACTCATGTCCTTTTCTCGATCCAGGACCCAGGATCCTACCTGGCTTTTAGCGCTTGGATCTTCTCAGATGCCCCCACTCAGTGACAATTCTGAGTCTTCCTTTGTCTTCCATGAGCTCCACACTTTTGAAGATACCTGATAAGTTATTTTATAGACCATCCTGCGATTTGGatttctcaattttctcatgGTTAGACTGAGGCCACGGCAAGAAGTGTGTTGATCCTTTTCAGTGCCTTGCATCAGGGGATTCACGATGTCAATGTCTTAACTGTGATCATTTGGTTTCAGGGAGGTGTTTTTTGAGGGGGTGGAGGATCCCTTTGGACTCCTTGAAGTCACATCTGCTCTGCCCCAGAAGGCAAGTcctcaggccaggagtccaacacccctgtctcattctctctctcagcctcagtgaCCTTGATTCATCACCATCCAACCTGCGTGGCAGCCCAACATTGCAACAAAGTGCAGACAGAGTTGGTGGGAGATGTGACTTACACGACCCACAGGGACTGCTGCGTCGGGGACCTGTGCAACAGTGCTGTGGCGAGCACCTCGGCCCCCATGTGCATCGTGGCTGCTGCAGCCACCGCCCTGGCCTGGTTCTTGCCAGGACTGTGGAGAGGGTAGTGGGagcaggggaagggaaaggagcaAGGGAACGAAGGAGATCTGAGTTGGGAAGATGGACCCTCCTCTGTGAGCCATTAAAATCTATGGACCACTCCAGAGCTAACTGGAGAAATCCATcgatcttttgttttgttttgttttgctttttagggctgcacctgcagcatatggaggttccaaggctgggagcagagaatcagtgctgcagcttcgagcctacaccacagccacagcaacacaggatccaagccacgtctgtgacctacaccacagtttgtggcaatgcccagtgctggatcctttaatcccctgggcggggccagggattgagcccaagtcctcatggattctagtcaggtttgttccgctgagccacaaaggaaactcctccATCTATCTTTTGTTGATGAGAGGGCTAGAGGAGGAATATGGGGGCATTCAGGCTCAAGTTAGGGGTTATCGAGCATCAGTGGACTTAGTTACAATATTGTAGTGCTTAACCAACTAAACCCCAAAGGACAATGGGGAATCTGCCCTATGTGACTCCTACATCCTGTTGCTAGggagaaactttcttttttttggggggggggagaaacttTCTTAGCGATGAGCATCCCTGAGGGGAGCAGGCTCTGGGCTGAGAGGGGGCCACCAGGAATCGAGGAGCCTGCTTGTCTGGGCTTGTTCCCCTTTCCATTTGCAACTTGGCTCTTAGGATGACTATTTCGAATTGAGGAAGGAAATGTGAGCCATAGAAGGGCTGCTTGATGCCCCACTTACCAGACCAGGTGAGGCCTCTGACTCTAACCCGAGGGACTGAGGCCTGGAAAGGGGGTCCCAGGTCCCATCCCCAGACAATTCCCCTTCCCTTTCTGGGGAGCCTTCAAGGCAGGCTGCACTTCCTTCTTGGCAAGGACATCAGAGGTGTGGCCTAAATTGAGGAGAAGGATTGTTTCTCCAAACACTGGGTCCTGTATGCCACCCCCAGACactggaagagaggaaggaggcttgAAAAACCTGTTTCTCCCcatgccccagcccagcctcccagaGAAACGCCCTGAAGGGATCTTGGGTGAGGATGGGGTTTTCTTGGGAGAGGGCCTCTGACACTAGATCTTCTGACAACAAATGCACAATCGATCAGGTACAGATATTTATTACTCAAAATGAAAGGGGTGAGCGTGTGGCTGAGGTAGATATGGGAGCCAGGGTTTGGGAGACTCAGCTTATACGGTGAGGCCATGGGGTCCTTCCAGGAAGCCTACACTGGGGACAGGACAGAAACCCCCTTTCAGGCCCAggtccccatccctccccaagAAGGGCACGGGGGCGTGCAGGAGGCAAAGTGGGGAGCCCTTCTAGGAGGCAGTGGAGGATCTGGCGGGGTGTGGACAGAATTGGGAAGAGACTCTGGAAAAGGAGagtggagggtgggcaggggaagGATGGATCGGAGACCACTGTCTAACTAAAGACATGGGAAGGGTCTGGAGAAATGCTTTTCTGAGCCAAGGGACGCAGAGGATACAAGATACAAGGAGAGAAGCTCAGGCTAAGGGaagtgggaggaggggcagccaTGGAATGAGTCTCAGTGCAACAGCCAGAGGCCAAGGCCAGCCAAGGAGGTGAAGAGGACCAGGGCCAGGGCCGGAGTGGGCCGAGGAGCTGGGCTGTTGCAGCTGTCCTTGTTGCAGCAGGTGGTGTTATAGGTCAGGCCCAGCTTGTGGCTGGTCTGGTTGAAGGCTTCCCGACAGGGCTCTTCTGGTGTGCCACAGCGGAGGTTGGAGAAAACCCACATCTTCCCTGGGATTAAGGAGTGGACGGTGAGGTCAGTTGAGATGGGCAAGTGGCCCGCCTgtattcccccaccccaccccggcttccttccttcccaactCTGCCCGGCCCCGCCCTTCTGGAAGTTTTCTCGGTCTAACTTTCCTCCTGCATTTCCTTACCCACCTCTCCCCCCAATCCTGGTCCTATCACTTGCTGGCCCTGAGGCCTTGGACCTGTTCCTGTCCCTTTCAGAGGCTGTTTCCTCAGTATAGTAGTAGCACCCACATCGCAGGGTTGTCGTGGACGTTAATTAAAACAATCTGTGTATAGATACAGAATGGTGCTTGGCCAAATAGTATCATTGCTGTAATGCTCTGTCCCACCTCAGCCCCAGCCATAGAGCCTCCAtggcccctctccccaccaaaGAAGGGGATGTTACCAAGGTACACATTCGTGGTTATGCACTGGTGTCCTTTTTCCAGTAGGCAAGACTGCCGGTCCACACAGCCCAGCACGGGGACCTTGTAGCAGGAGTGACAGCGAATGTCAGCTGGGAAGACACAAGTCAGGCTACAGTGACGGAGGGTCTGACTCACCTGGGGATGAGCTGAGCTGGGGGGTAGGGTGGAGAAGAGCTGATCAAGTAGGTGTTCTGACCTGTTTGGTCTGGTAGGGACAGAGCAGGTGAGTGACACAGAAAAAGTGgaagtgggtgggggtggagttgTTGCCGTGAATGGCTCACACCCTAAGCATcctccttctctccatctcatCTGGAGATGAGTCAAGTGGGGCAGAGTTAGCAACACAAACATGGGGCTGGGGACAGATGGAATGTGAGACTACCAATGGGGGAAGAAgtggaggaggtgagggagcGAGAAAGGAATTCGGAAAAGGTCACAGATGGAGTCTTGAAtcgggaagaaaaatgaaaagtaaaaactaCGGcgggggagttctcattgtggctcagtgataacaaactcgactggtatccacgaggacgtgggtttgatccctggccgcatgcagtgggttaaggatctggtgttgccgtgagctgtggtataggttgcagacacggctcagaactggcgttgctgtgactgtgacgtaggccggcagctgtagctctgattcaacccctggccagggaacttccatacaccatgggtgcggccctgaaaaggtcaaataaatacataagtaaaaataaaaataagagatccGTGGCGGTTGTAACActtgcagaaatggcttggaaCCTGAGGCTGGCAAGAAAGCCACCTGGGGCAGCTTTAGCAATTTACTCTTCACCTGGCGGGGCTGCCAAGAGTGTGGGAAGAGGAACCAGACCCGAatttctcctcccaccccagtaGCTCTCTGACACAAAGGAATAACATCTGGGAGCCAGATCATCAGAATCCACCTGAGCACTTGATCAAAATGGAGTTGATGGGTACAGAAGGGTGGAAGGtagcaccccaccccccgccccagagttcctgctgcaaCTGATTTAAGGTTGAAGCAAAGAGTTCAGTCCATGGGTGGAGGAGCCTGGTGACGGCACCTCAGTGAAACCCACCTCATCCTGGGGGTGAGCAGCCCTGGCATTCCCTCCCTAGAAGGCCAGGAAATCTCCCTAGTTTCCTGGGAGGTTCTCAGAGGTCACAGGAATCCTCCAGAAAGCCTATGTCCCTGGGGGTATGTGCCTCACAGAGAAGCAGGGGAGATCTTGGAAAGGCCACTGCCTGAGGAATTGAGCAAAGAGTCCCTGGTGGAGGAGACTGGAGGACGGGTTGCCAAAGAAGCCCCAGGCCGGATGCCTAGGTTTCTGGGAGGACCCTGCTGAGTGCAGATGATGAGAGAGGGAAGCTGGATGCTGAGAGTTCTGTGTCCGAGTCAGGCTGGCAGTGGAGCTGGATATCAGAGTTTCCAAGAAGGAGTGGGGAACAGAGGACCTGGAACCCTGGAACCCTGGGCAGGTTAGAAGAGTGGGCCTTGGAGATGAGGGGGAGAATGAAGGCATGGGTCCTGGGAAGTGGAGCAAGGACTCTGTCATGGAGTCTCACAGGAGAGCTGAGGCCATTGGGTCTGGGGACTCTTGGGGTCTTGAGTAGGGATAGTGTAGGGCGGTGGTTGGGGCAGGATGTAAAAGTGGGAGCCAGGTGAACCCGGTCCTTGGGAGCCCCTAGATGCTCACCTGAGACCCAGCAGAACAGAGCAGACAGGGTGAGCAGCAGAAGGCCTTTCATGGTGAGGGTCCTGAGAATGGTGGCAATGGCAACAGCAGACAGAGTAGAATTTCAGGGATCCGGCTCTGGGAGATGAGCGGCCTTTTTGGAATTTATAATCCCTATgggtccctcccttccctgcctctggTGGCCCCTCCTTCCCCATTTAGGGAGGGACTAAGCAGGGCCCAGTCGGGGAGTGGGCATGGGGATGGGAGAGAGGTGGGAGGGTAGGTGCACTAGTGGCCAACTCCATCTTCGTCCCTGGTTTCAGTAACAGGTCACACCCTCCTGGGCCCCAGAAATAACATCCCTGCCTGCCCAGCCCTCTGAAGAAACATCCCCAAAGGCCCCTGTGAGGTTACAGGGGCTGTAGTGGTAGCCTCTGCTAGATCCTGGAACATGGACAACGGGGTATGACCCAAGCTGACTGCCAAATTTTGGTCCCCGGGAGGGCCTTGGTAGGGGCAAGTGAGCAGAACTTGAGCACCAAATTAATCTCAATTCAGCCCCCCACTTGGCTTTCCCAACCCCTGTTCAGCCACAGGATGAAGGAGTAGGGTGTGTGATGTCACCATGGGCTCCTGTGATGTCACAGTAGCAGAAACATGGGCTGGAGCTGCCTGCTAAGGAGGGGCTACCTCAGGCCCCCTGAAGATTCTCAGGACCTCTTGGGATTCCACTGTGCTTGGCTTTGGTTGCTCCAGTCCAGTGAGGGCTGACgaagccatgggtgtggcgctGTGCACCTGCTAAAAGTGCCTCCCCAGTCAAAACCTGCCAGTTTGGGTGCGGCACTGCAGGCTGGGAGGGACGGCTTGGGCACAGAGAGGTGAGAGAGCAgctaaaataagaatagaaatagTAATAATGGCAAGCACATAGTGTTCCTATGTTTCAGTCATTGTTCTGGGTGTTTTCCAGgtattacttattattattattattattttggttttttttttaaggccacccctgtggcatttggaaattcgcaggctaggggtcgaattggagctgtagctgcttgcctacaccacagccacagcaacgccagatctaagccatgtatgcaatgctggattcttaactcactgagtgaggccagggatcgaacctgcatcctcatggatgctagtcagattcagttccactgagccacgatgggtactcctgTGTATTACTTTATTTAGTTCTCACAGGAAGTTCCAGGAAGGtgcttttatccccattttagagatgaggaaacaaactcagaaaggttaagcaaCTGGCACACATTCCTAGCTAGCAAATGGTGAAGTCAAGATttgaatttaggagttctctctgtggctcagtgcattaagaacctgacgtgGTGACtggaggattcgggttcgatccctggtccaggaactttcatatgctgtgagtgcagccgaaaaagaaaaaaataaatggataaaattttaaaaacaattttttttttgtcttttttgttgttgttgttgttgctatttcttgggccgctcccacggcatatggaggttcccaggctaggggtccaatcggagctgtagccaccggcctacgccagagccacagcaacgcgggatccgagccgcgcctgcaacctacaccacagctcacggcaacgccggatcgttaacccactgagcaagggcagggaccgaacccacaacctcatggttcctagtcggattcgttaaccactgtgccacgacgggaactccttaaaaacaatttttttttttttttgtcttgttagggtcGCACgtagtagcatatggaggttcccaggctaggggcctaatggagctgtagctgctggcctacaccacagccacagcaatgcaggatccgagcagcatctgtgacctacaccacagcttagggcaacgccagatgcttaacccattgagcaagtccagggatcaaacctgtgtcctcattgatattagattcgtttccactgatccctgaagggaactcccaaaaagattTTTGAATTTAGACATCCAAGATTCAGAAATCATGGTGCACCCGGCCACCGCTATGCTGCAGGAGTTACAGTCTGCAGACTGCGAGAGCGCTTGTGTAAACAGCCCCAGCTTGAATTTTAAGTGAACCTTGGCTGAGGGCTGTGAACTTGCTGGCGAGGATTCCCTGAGGGATCCCGGCAGCTggtggccccgcccccagcccttaTCGGAGCCCCCAGACCTTTGGTTtcctcctccactcccctccGGTTTCCCTCCGGTCTCCTCCGCTGATTCACTcgcctctctgcctccccttcctcccaacCACATCCCAGCCATGGTCCTGGTTCTGCAGCTGCTCCCGCTGCTGTTGTCGAGGGCCCAGGGGAACCCCGAGGGTAAGCCATCCCAGAAGAGTGGAGACGGGTGAGGAAAGACCGAGGCAGGGGGAAGGGGCGACTCAGGGGTGGAAAGCTTGTAGGAAGATCCAGGATGCCGGGAGAGGAGAGGGTGAAGGCAGACGTGAGGGTTGTCTTGCCCTGTGGACTAGCCCTAACCACCACCCCCGACCTCCCCTAGCTTCACTGGAAGGTCGCCCGGGGGATCGAGTCAATCTCTCCTGCGTAGAGGTCTCGCAACCCACCCGTTGGGTCTGGGCACCTAGCTTCCCGGCCTGCAAGGGCCTGTCCAAAGGCCGCCGCCGGATTCTGTGGACATCATCGAATGGAAACCCCACCGTATCTGCCGCCCAGCCCTTTGTGGGCCGCCTACGTGCCCTGGGCCTTGGTATTCGGCGGCTGGAGCTGCTCCTCAGCGCGGGGGACTCGGGCACCTTTACTTGCAAGGGCCACGGAAAGGACGAGAGCCGTACTGTGCTTCGCGTGCTGGGGGACCCGGCAGATTGCAAGGCTCCGGAGCCTACCCGCGGTAGGTGTACACCCTCAGGCACGAGGGATCTAATTCGGACACACGCCCCCAGCAGGGAGGGAGGCCTTGCTGGGGGTTACTGGGTGGGAGAGCTAGCTCTCTGTCCTCGTACTCCTGACCTCGGCACTCATCACCACCCCGCTTCCACCCTTGCCCCAGAGTCCGGATATCTCCAGATTCTGATCCCGCTGCTggtcctggggctgctgctggcaCTCGGAGCCGGGGGCTTGGCCTATTGCCTGCGCAGGTGAGcgcgaggggcggggcctggtTTAAAGAGTCTCGACCAGAGGCGGAAAAGGCAGGCCCAGAACTTTCGCAGACTTAAGGAAGGTCCAGAGCCGTCTGGTGTGGTTTGAAGGAGAATAGGGAGGGTGACAACTTGGGGGGCGAGGCTAAGCGctggtgggtggagccctaaCGAAGGAAGCCGAGCTTGGGGCGGAGCTGGCGCAAAGCGTGGGCGGAACTATCTTTGGGGGTGGAGCCTAAGTTGTTTGGGGGTTCAGATCCTGCCAGCTGCTGGGTGGTTGTTGGCGCGTCCGGGGGGCCCAGAATGAGTGAGACAAGATTAGTGGCCTCGGACTCTTATCCATCTCTACAGGCGCTCGCCCCCTCACCCGCCTCGACCACTCCCCAGATTTGGTGAGACTAACTCTACCCATTATCCTTCTCCGCGTATTCCCCACCCAATTCCTGAGTCTGAGCCCTTGTTGGTTACCTTCTCTCAATCCTTCAGCTCTGTCCCCCTCACATAGTTCCACTTGTGGACACTGAGCCCCAGAGGCTAGAAGAGGAGGAAGACCCCAAGATTGCAGGGGACTGGACCAGGAGCCGGTAAGGGCTTGAGGATGGGATGGGGGTTGGCCAAAATCCCTGAGTAAAGTGGACCAAGAAAGAGAGGCTTAGACCCCAAGGGAGTCAGACTTTTGagaccctcctgccttcctccccaccttTCAGAGCCTGCTCTACGCAGACCTGGATCATAGGGCCCTCAGAAGTCCGCGCCGTCTGTCTCGGGTGGTCCCTGCTGAGGCCTCCACCATCTATGCGGTTGTGGTTTGAAAGGAAGCCCTTACTCCAAACCTCAGGAGCTGGAGGCTCCCAGCTCTCCATAACACCCCTCTCCTTTCTGGCCCTTTACTGGAAAAGGAAGGCACCATGGGATAGAAATGAGCACTAGGCTGAGGGTCAGGAGGCCTGGGTTCCAGGCTGTCTCTGCCACTGATCTTGGTCCCTCCTTACCCGCATTTCTCACACAGCTTTCAGATCTCCTTCACCACAGGTGTCCCTTCTAAACCTGATCAAGTCCTGTCTCCCCATCCTCAGCCATCAACAGCTCCTAGATTGTTGCTTTCTCTCCACAGTCAAGCTCTTTGAACCAAAGGCCTACACctgtctcttcccttttttttcttcactccCACTGCTCACCTGTTCTCCTAGAGCTTGCCAGTGATGTCCTAGTAGCCACACCCATTTTTTCCGCCATTCATCTATC from Sus scrofa isolate TJ Tabasco breed Duroc chromosome 7, Sscrofa11.1, whole genome shotgun sequence encodes:
- the LY6G6D gene encoding lymphocyte antigen 6 complex locus protein G6f precursor, with product MNPVAGILLCALLGAAFGNRMRCYDCGGGGPRGSCQETVTTCREGERCGFLERKPQPQLGQTKLSGNPSVTLIHHHPTCVAAQHCNKVQTELVGDVTYTTHRDCCVGDLCNSAVASTSAPMCIVAAAATALAWFLPGLWRG
- the MPIG6B gene encoding LOW QUALITY PROTEIN: protein G6b (The sequence of the model RefSeq protein was modified relative to this genomic sequence to represent the inferred CDS: inserted 1 base in 1 codon): MVLVLQLLPLLLSRAQGNPEASLEGRPGDRVNLSCVEVSQPTRWVWAPSFPACKGLSKGRRRILWTSSNGNPTVSAAQPFVGRLRALGLGIRRLELLLSAGDSGTFTCKGHGKDESRTVLRVLGDPADCKAPEPTRESGYLQILIPLLVLGLLLALGAGGLAYCLRRRSPPHPPRPLPRFVPLVDTEPQRLEEEEDPKIAGDXDQEPSLLYADLDHRALRSPRRLSRVVPAEASTIYAVVV
- the LY6G6D gene encoding lymphocyte antigen 6 complex locus protein G6d isoform X1, which translates into the protein MNPVAGILLCALLGAAFGKEAAKASVTHARRPLPAGPPESPGPAAFFLLLGNRMRCYDCGGGGPRGSCQETVTTCREGERCGFLERKPQPQLGQTKLSGNPSVTLIHHHPTCVAAQHCNKVQTELVGDVTYTTHRDCCVGDLCNSAVASTSAPMCIVAAAATALAWFLPGLWRG
- the LY6G6C gene encoding lymphocyte antigen 6 complex locus protein G6c — encoded protein: MKGLLLLTLSALFCWVSADIRCHSCYKVPVLGCVDRQSCLLEKGHQCITTNVYLGKMWVFSNLRCGTPEEPCREAFNQTSHKLGLTYNTTCCNKDSCNSPAPRPTPALALVLFTSLAGLGLWLLH